One part of the Maridesulfovibrio sp. genome encodes these proteins:
- the hydE gene encoding [FeFe] hydrogenase H-cluster radical SAM maturase HydE — protein MDVLGRDEIIHYLNGGNDVELFAAADRLREQSFGREVYLRAIVEFSNFCNKKCNYCGLRAPNSNVNRYRLDTDTIVESAISAAEAGVRTIVLQSGDDFSYSSAQVEQIISGIKESHDVAVTLSLGDRSAAEYEHWFSCGADRCLLKLETTDPVIYRRIRSGADFHERLELLLSLQDIGYEVGSGIIVGLPDYTVEHLADDLLFLSKLELDMIAAGPFIPHPDTPFYFAEAGNIDLSYRFTALARLLNPFSNIPATSALDSFDSEGRKKGLLRGCNVIMPSVTPVSKRKDYNIYPGKNAVSVDVTDTISRAEKLVYALGFTLSASKGSSRRMNNVE, from the coding sequence ATGGATGTGCTCGGACGTGATGAAATAATTCACTATTTGAACGGCGGCAATGACGTCGAATTGTTTGCGGCGGCTGATCGTTTGCGGGAACAATCCTTTGGGCGGGAAGTATACCTGCGTGCCATTGTTGAGTTTTCAAATTTTTGTAATAAGAAGTGCAATTACTGTGGGTTGCGTGCTCCGAATTCAAATGTGAATCGCTACCGGCTGGACACTGATACAATTGTTGAATCCGCGATTTCGGCTGCTGAAGCCGGGGTACGTACCATTGTCCTGCAATCCGGTGATGATTTCAGTTATTCCTCTGCCCAGGTAGAACAGATAATTTCAGGAATCAAGGAATCGCACGATGTTGCGGTTACTCTTTCGCTGGGCGATCGCAGTGCCGCTGAGTATGAGCACTGGTTCAGTTGCGGGGCAGACCGCTGCCTGTTGAAGTTGGAAACAACCGATCCAGTCATTTATAGAAGAATAAGGAGTGGAGCTGATTTCCATGAGCGTTTGGAATTGCTGCTGTCACTACAGGATATCGGTTATGAAGTGGGGTCCGGTATCATCGTTGGGTTGCCGGACTATACCGTGGAGCATCTGGCAGACGACTTGCTTTTTCTGAGTAAGCTTGAGCTGGATATGATCGCGGCAGGACCTTTTATTCCGCATCCTGATACCCCTTTTTATTTTGCCGAAGCCGGGAACATTGATTTGTCTTACAGGTTTACGGCTTTGGCCCGTCTGCTTAATCCTTTTTCCAATATTCCCGCGACGTCAGCCCTTGATTCGTTTGATTCGGAGGGAAGAAAAAAGGGGCTGCTGCGCGGGTGTAATGTCATTATGCCGTCAGTGACTCCTGTTTCCAAACGGAAGGATTACAATATTTATCCCGGAAAGAATGCCGTTTCAGTTGATGTTACTGATACTATTTCTCGCGCTGAAAAGTTGGTTTACGCATTGGGTTTTACCCTCTCAGCATCTAAAGGTTCTTCAAGGAGAATGAATAATGTCGAATAA
- a CDS encoding aspartate ammonia-lyase has protein sequence MSEAGKNTFRIEKDALGEMEIPDHAYYGIHTRRAMLNFPLSGLRIHERFIYAFGQVKEACAAVNLKLGFLDESIGRAVLTACRDVSSGKFNSDIVVDPYQGGAGTSTNMNFNEVIANRAIEILGGKPGDYGKVHPVDHVNMHQSTNDVYPTALKVAALSLLVDLEREITNLQEELQRKEAEFSQVVKVGRTQLMDAVPMTLGMSFGAFADAVARDRWRIFKCRERIKKVNLGGTAVGTGLGAPRDYILQVAGELKKICGLPVSRAENLIDSTQNSDSFVEISGMLKSYATNLMKISNDMRLLASGPATGLAEIKLPARQCGSSIMAGKINPVIPESVAQVALQVMGNDQTITIAASMAQLELNHFMPLLAHNLLNSLGLLVNATRSFTKNCVEGILADKERCLKHVESSHALGTVLVPFLGYDAVEKIVAACRESGRSLRDEIIFQGIAGADEVDDLLSPKRLCKQGFTTDEVDGMGKK, from the coding sequence ATGTCTGAAGCCGGAAAAAACACTTTCCGAATAGAGAAGGATGCATTGGGGGAGATGGAGATTCCGGATCATGCGTATTATGGAATCCACACCCGTCGTGCCATGCTCAATTTTCCGCTTTCCGGTTTACGGATTCATGAGCGGTTTATCTATGCTTTCGGGCAGGTGAAAGAGGCGTGTGCTGCTGTAAATCTGAAATTAGGCTTTCTGGATGAAAGTATTGGAAGGGCAGTTCTTACGGCATGCAGAGATGTTTCCTCCGGAAAATTTAACAGTGATATAGTCGTTGATCCCTATCAGGGCGGTGCCGGGACTTCAACTAATATGAATTTCAATGAAGTTATCGCCAACAGAGCCATTGAAATTTTGGGTGGCAAGCCCGGTGATTACGGGAAGGTCCATCCTGTTGATCATGTAAATATGCACCAGTCCACCAATGATGTTTATCCCACGGCTTTAAAGGTTGCGGCCCTTTCTCTGCTTGTGGATCTTGAAAGGGAGATCACAAATCTTCAAGAAGAGTTGCAACGAAAAGAAGCGGAATTTTCTCAAGTAGTCAAAGTGGGCCGAACACAATTAATGGACGCTGTACCCATGACACTGGGCATGTCTTTCGGAGCTTTCGCCGATGCCGTTGCCCGTGACCGCTGGCGTATTTTTAAGTGCCGGGAGAGGATCAAGAAGGTCAATCTGGGTGGAACCGCTGTGGGAACTGGGCTTGGTGCCCCGCGTGATTATATTCTTCAGGTTGCGGGGGAGCTGAAAAAAATATGCGGTCTGCCGGTTTCAAGGGCTGAAAACCTGATTGATTCAACCCAGAATTCAGACTCATTTGTGGAAATTTCCGGCATGCTTAAGTCTTATGCAACAAATCTGATGAAAATTTCTAACGATATGCGATTGCTTGCTAGCGGACCTGCTACCGGGCTTGCAGAAATCAAATTACCTGCCCGTCAGTGCGGTTCTTCCATAATGGCCGGTAAAATTAATCCGGTAATACCGGAGTCCGTAGCGCAGGTGGCTTTGCAGGTCATGGGCAATGACCAGACTATAACCATTGCCGCGTCCATGGCTCAATTGGAGCTTAACCATTTTATGCCGCTTCTTGCGCACAATTTGTTGAATTCTCTGGGTTTGCTGGTTAATGCAACCCGAAGTTTTACAAAAAATTGCGTAGAGGGGATTCTTGCTGATAAGGAACGCTGCCTGAAGCATGTAGAGTCTAGTCACGCCTTGGGAACAGTTCTGGTTCCGTTTCTGGGCTATGATGCAGTTGAAAAGATCGTAGCAGCCTGCCGGGAGTCAGGTCGTTCTTTGCGTGATGAAATTATTTTTCAAGGCATTGCCGGGGCTGATGAGGTAGACGATCTTTTGTCACCTAAACGGTTGTGCAAGCAGGGTTTTACCACGGACGAAGTGGATGGGATGGGTAAGAAATGA
- the hydG gene encoding [FeFe] hydrogenase H-cluster radical SAM maturase HydG has translation MNKNATLGTGLESFIDEELIWSEMEKATDPEPSLVKDIIAKSKERKGLTPFEAAVLLKNKDKELDNEIFEAAIEVKKGIYGNRLVLFAPLYVSNECANQCAYCGFNATNEDLKRRTLTAEEIHKEVEVLEDLGHKRLLLVYGEHPKYDAAWIAQTVREVYSVTSRKSGEIRRVNINCAPLDVEGFRKLHDVGIGTYQCFHETYHQETYKKYHLAGRKTDYNWRLYAMHRAMEAGIDDVGMGALFGLFDPIFEVMGLLYHAKQLEIDCGVGPHTISFPRIEPAQNSDLALNPPFLSSPHDFKKIVAVLRLAVPYTGLILSTRENPETRKELLEVGVSQISGGSRTYPGAYSDPEYDRPEVQQFCIGDSRSLDETIRSIVGDHGYVPSWCTACYRLGRTGEHFMELAKTGFIQKFCLPNGLLTFKEYLEDYASEETKKVGEELIKNEIENYADPERRKLLIDRLARMEKGERDLYL, from the coding sequence ATGAATAAAAACGCAACTCTTGGAACCGGTCTTGAATCATTTATCGATGAAGAGCTTATATGGTCGGAAATGGAAAAAGCCACCGACCCCGAACCTTCCCTTGTTAAAGACATCATAGCAAAATCCAAAGAGAGAAAGGGTCTTACTCCTTTTGAAGCGGCGGTTTTGCTGAAGAACAAGGATAAGGAGTTGGATAATGAAATTTTTGAAGCCGCTATTGAAGTAAAAAAAGGAATTTACGGCAACAGGCTGGTTCTTTTCGCTCCTCTTTATGTCAGCAATGAGTGTGCAAACCAGTGTGCATACTGTGGATTCAACGCTACTAACGAAGACCTCAAACGCCGCACTCTCACTGCGGAAGAGATCCATAAAGAGGTCGAGGTTCTTGAGGATCTGGGACATAAGAGACTTCTTCTTGTTTATGGTGAGCACCCCAAATATGATGCCGCTTGGATTGCACAGACAGTTAGAGAAGTTTACTCCGTTACTTCACGCAAAAGTGGTGAAATTCGCAGAGTAAACATCAACTGTGCCCCATTGGATGTTGAAGGATTCAGGAAATTGCATGATGTGGGCATTGGTACTTACCAGTGTTTTCATGAAACTTACCATCAGGAAACTTACAAGAAATATCACCTTGCAGGACGCAAGACAGATTATAACTGGCGCCTTTATGCAATGCACCGCGCTATGGAAGCCGGGATTGATGATGTGGGCATGGGCGCGCTTTTCGGCCTGTTTGACCCGATCTTCGAGGTCATGGGGCTTCTTTATCATGCAAAGCAGCTTGAAATTGACTGTGGGGTAGGTCCGCATACCATTTCATTCCCCCGCATTGAGCCTGCTCAGAACTCTGATCTTGCCTTGAATCCCCCGTTTCTCTCTTCACCGCATGATTTCAAGAAAATTGTAGCTGTATTGCGGTTGGCAGTGCCTTATACCGGGCTTATCCTTTCTACCAGAGAAAATCCTGAGACCCGCAAGGAATTGCTGGAAGTAGGGGTATCCCAGATTTCAGGCGGCTCACGCACATATCCCGGAGCATACAGCGATCCTGAATACGACCGTCCCGAGGTTCAGCAGTTCTGCATAGGTGACAGCCGTTCTCTTGACGAAACCATCCGCTCCATTGTCGGTGATCATGGCTATGTACCCTCGTGGTGTACCGCCTGTTACCGTCTGGGACGTACCGGTGAGCATTTTATGGAATTGGCAAAGACCGGGTTTATCCAGAAATTCTGCTTGCCCAACGGATTGCTGACCTTTAAAGAATATCTCGAAGACTATGCTTCAGAGGAAACTAAGAAAGTCGGTGAAGAGTTGATCAAAAATGAGATCGAAAATTATGCTGATCCTGAGCGTCGCAAGCTTCTGATTGACCGTCTTGCTCGCATGGAAAAGGGCGAACGGGACCTTTATCTGTAA
- a CDS encoding TM1266 family iron-only hydrogenase system putative regulator, whose amino-acid sequence MDKRLGIIGITIKDRYKSAPKVNQTLSEHGEIIVGRMGLPFREKGVNVIGIIIEATTDEVGALTGQLGMLQGVKVKSLLV is encoded by the coding sequence ATGGATAAGCGTTTGGGAATTATAGGAATAACCATCAAAGATAGATACAAATCCGCACCAAAGGTCAACCAGACCTTAAGTGAACATGGAGAAATTATTGTAGGGCGCATGGGTCTTCCTTTCCGCGAAAAGGGCGTGAATGTCATCGGGATAATTATCGAGGCAACCACGGACGAGGTCGGAGCATTAACCGGGCAACTGGGCATGCTTCAAGGCGTAAAAGTAAAATCACTTCTCGTGTAG
- a CDS encoding iron hydrogenase small subunit, whose protein sequence is MKLSRRSFIKAAGVMAGYAVLGVNVAKEAVASTMDFVARRQNSVYAADADKDIYKYRKSQDNPMIVKLYDPKNGFLHDGPCGHESHHLLHTHYYDRSGKLNALKEKGIKLNL, encoded by the coding sequence ATGAAATTAAGCAGACGCAGTTTCATCAAGGCCGCAGGTGTTATGGCCGGTTATGCCGTTCTGGGCGTTAATGTTGCCAAAGAAGCAGTTGCCAGTACCATGGACTTTGTAGCCCGCCGCCAGAACTCTGTTTATGCGGCTGATGCGGATAAAGATATCTACAAGTACAGGAAATCTCAGGATAACCCTATGATTGTAAAACTTTACGATCCCAAAAATGGCTTCCTGCATGACGGTCCCTGTGGACATGAATCCCATCATCTTCTGCATACTCATTACTATGATCGCAGCGGTAAGCTTAACGCCTTGAAAGAAAAAGGCATTAAGTTGAATTTGTAG
- a CDS encoding [FeFe] hydrogenase, group A, protein MEGVEYTIYAPPVGVNADTVKFVRVDESKCEGCGACEEHCASGAIQAINDDGIHQIIDPVACMNCGQCLTNCPYGAIYEGVSFIDEIAAKLKDPDTIVVSMPAPAVRYALGECFGAATGTYVGGKMHAALRKLGFDYIWDNEFTADVTIMEEGTELLNRVKSQGTKDAMPLPQFTSCCPGWVKFAETFYPDLIPNLSTCKSPIGMLGPLAKTYGAEETKTDGKKIYTVSIMPCIAKKYEGVRSELDDAGYDRDIDATINTRELAYMIKAAGIDFNNLPDEDPDPVLGESTGAATIFGNSGGVMEAALRLAYEVLSGTKIPSPDIKVVRTHEGINTADVHVPNFGTVKVAVASGLSNAAKLCDEVRAGKSPYHFIEIMTCPGGCVNGGGQPLDPEIRASLFRSTVAQINKRFRARKVKA, encoded by the coding sequence ATGGAGGGTGTTGAGTACACTATTTACGCTCCGCCTGTTGGTGTTAACGCAGATACTGTCAAGTTCGTTCGGGTTGATGAATCAAAATGTGAAGGCTGTGGTGCGTGTGAAGAGCATTGTGCCAGTGGTGCTATCCAGGCGATCAATGATGACGGAATCCACCAGATTATTGATCCTGTTGCCTGTATGAACTGCGGTCAGTGCCTTACCAACTGTCCGTACGGTGCTATTTATGAGGGAGTTTCCTTCATAGATGAGATTGCAGCGAAACTTAAGGACCCGGATACCATTGTCGTATCCATGCCTGCTCCCGCTGTTCGTTATGCGCTTGGCGAATGCTTCGGTGCTGCTACCGGGACTTATGTCGGCGGAAAAATGCATGCAGCATTGCGCAAGTTGGGATTCGACTACATCTGGGATAACGAGTTCACTGCTGACGTAACCATCATGGAAGAGGGTACCGAGCTTCTGAACAGGGTGAAAAGTCAGGGAACAAAGGATGCAATGCCCTTGCCGCAGTTTACTTCCTGCTGCCCGGGCTGGGTTAAGTTTGCTGAAACTTTTTACCCCGATCTGATTCCCAACTTGTCCACATGTAAATCACCTATCGGTATGCTTGGTCCTCTGGCTAAGACATATGGCGCAGAGGAAACCAAAACAGACGGTAAGAAGATTTACACAGTTTCCATCATGCCCTGTATCGCCAAGAAATACGAAGGCGTGCGCAGTGAGCTTGATGATGCCGGATACGACCGTGACATTGACGCTACCATTAATACCCGTGAGCTGGCCTACATGATCAAAGCAGCAGGTATTGACTTCAACAATCTGCCTGACGAAGATCCTGATCCGGTTCTTGGTGAATCCACTGGCGCGGCTACCATTTTCGGTAACAGCGGTGGTGTAATGGAAGCCGCTCTCCGGCTGGCATATGAAGTTCTTTCCGGTACCAAGATTCCAAGTCCGGATATCAAAGTTGTCCGCACCCATGAGGGCATTAACACAGCTGATGTACATGTCCCCAACTTTGGAACTGTGAAAGTTGCTGTCGCAAGTGGACTCAGCAATGCAGCCAAGCTTTGCGATGAAGTGCGTGCAGGTAAATCTCCGTACCATTTTATTGAGATTATGACCTGTCCCGGCGGTTGTGTTAACGGTGGCGGCCAGCCTCTTGATCCTGAAATCAGGGCTTCCCTGTTCAGGTCCACCGTGGCTCAGATCAACAAGCGCTTCAGAGCCCGTAAAGTTAAGGCATAA
- a CDS encoding NIPSNAP family protein: protein MYFEMRTYTIHPGMLPTYMKLFEEVGLPIIEKYAELVGYWYTDIGELNQVVHLWRYESLDQRTVRRKKLYEDNDWQTKFLPDAMQMLEKQENKIMLAANFSPIK, encoded by the coding sequence ATGTATTTTGAAATGAGAACGTACACAATACACCCCGGCATGCTTCCAACTTACATGAAACTATTTGAGGAAGTAGGCCTACCCATTATTGAAAAATATGCGGAATTAGTCGGTTATTGGTATACTGATATCGGTGAGTTAAACCAGGTTGTCCATCTGTGGCGATATGAAAGTTTGGATCAAAGAACTGTCAGGCGTAAAAAACTTTATGAGGACAACGACTGGCAAACCAAATTTCTACCCGACGCAATGCAAATGCTGGAAAAACAGGAAAACAAAATCATGCTCGCAGCAAACTTCTCGCCAATAAAATAG
- a CDS encoding cytochrome b/b6 domain-containing protein, giving the protein MFIKQASVCLVLTLALFMAGVVHAAGDTVAHSEQLYSKAAQLRQGALKQNQKCFSCHGDAGITAKWVTDRGRTLQLHVDEVDYRNSVHSGQSCQSCHEGATEDAFASAPHKFKTQKPKDCQSCHGNYFKDIYEQVDHSYHTKAIVKKGKEFSCASCHDAHTFHLPERTEEIASVVAETNERCFKCHSDLRGYQKLTDKKLLDQKMGHWFLPNKEKHFESVSCVACHGGKEGTEVHVIMEVKDIKVNCESCHSKSSAMTTKLNKYRSEQRAFAMVDKGLFNDTELKAKNAEAIKASMGESDSVLGFMNARLLDNKYVLGVTQTPWLNAKFVQILMAMLLLIAVHAVLRMLGSKATHVHGETVTMFPFTVRLWHWINAILFAILLVSGFAMHFGIGMDFEAAQSAHAYFALGLVALWILYLLYLILSGQLMQYLPRADFISASFAQAKYYMLGIYKGQENPAGHDPAKRLNPLQQTAYLSVLFLLFPVLVASGLALFIPEVIPPELMGMNGKHLVSLVHTGAAFLMVLFIVIHLYLCTTGESIFALVRSMVTGKMKK; this is encoded by the coding sequence ATGTTTATTAAACAGGCTTCTGTCTGCCTGGTCTTGACTCTTGCCTTGTTTATGGCCGGAGTAGTCCATGCAGCGGGCGATACAGTCGCCCATTCAGAGCAATTATACTCAAAGGCCGCCCAGTTGCGACAAGGTGCGTTGAAGCAGAATCAGAAATGCTTCTCCTGCCATGGCGATGCTGGGATTACCGCAAAATGGGTAACTGACCGGGGTCGCACTCTTCAGCTGCATGTTGATGAGGTGGATTACCGCAACTCAGTGCATAGCGGGCAGAGCTGCCAAAGTTGTCACGAAGGTGCAACTGAAGACGCTTTTGCAAGTGCACCCCATAAATTCAAAACCCAAAAGCCCAAGGACTGCCAGTCCTGCCACGGCAATTACTTCAAGGATATCTACGAGCAGGTTGATCACAGCTACCATACCAAAGCCATAGTTAAGAAAGGTAAGGAATTCAGCTGCGCTTCCTGTCACGATGCCCATACTTTCCATCTTCCGGAAAGGACTGAAGAAATAGCTTCAGTTGTTGCCGAAACAAACGAACGTTGCTTTAAGTGCCATTCCGATCTGCGTGGATACCAGAAACTGACAGATAAAAAACTGCTCGACCAGAAGATGGGCCATTGGTTTCTGCCCAATAAGGAAAAGCATTTTGAATCCGTCAGCTGCGTAGCCTGTCACGGTGGAAAAGAGGGGACTGAAGTACACGTAATCATGGAAGTCAAAGACATCAAAGTTAACTGCGAGAGCTGCCATTCCAAGTCATCCGCCATGACTACCAAGCTTAATAAATACCGCAGTGAACAACGTGCCTTTGCAATGGTTGACAAAGGGCTCTTTAACGACACTGAATTGAAGGCCAAAAATGCTGAGGCCATCAAAGCGTCCATGGGCGAATCTGACTCCGTACTCGGTTTCATGAATGCTCGTCTGCTCGACAATAAGTACGTACTTGGTGTGACCCAGACCCCATGGCTGAATGCTAAGTTTGTCCAGATTCTGATGGCAATGCTGCTTTTGATCGCAGTTCATGCGGTACTGCGTATGCTGGGTTCGAAAGCTACCCATGTTCATGGTGAAACTGTTACTATGTTCCCGTTTACTGTCAGACTCTGGCACTGGATCAACGCAATCCTGTTCGCCATTCTGCTTGTGAGTGGATTCGCCATGCACTTCGGGATCGGTATGGACTTTGAGGCTGCGCAATCCGCCCACGCATACTTTGCACTGGGACTTGTAGCTCTCTGGATTCTGTATTTACTCTATCTGATCCTGAGCGGACAGCTTATGCAGTATCTGCCGCGTGCGGATTTCATTTCCGCAAGCTTCGCGCAGGCTAAATACTACATGCTGGGTATTTACAAAGGACAAGAGAATCCGGCCGGACATGATCCTGCAAAGCGTCTGAATCCTTTACAGCAGACTGCTTATTTGTCCGTACTATTCTTGCTGTTCCCCGTACTGGTTGCATCCGGACTGGCTTTGTTTATCCCCGAAGTTATTCCCCCTGAACTGATGGGTATGAACGGCAAACATCTTGTTTCTCTGGTTCATACCGGAGCAGCATTCCTGATGGTCCTCTTCATCGTAATCCATCTTTATCTCTGCACCACCGGAGAGAGCATATTCGCCCTTGTCCGTAGCATGGTCACAGGTAAAATGAAGAAATAA
- a CDS encoding cytochrome c3 family protein, with product MKNNKKFALGAILLLFAMGIFLAPNALRAQDKAEKEKSVAEIDMEQHKTKQFTIDIIDDVVFGKLPVKSYHKKVHQNGANCELCHGVKAPTAPPDTRNCSNCHGTPEDVAKRTEKLEPNPHNSPHWATELPCDTCHREHGKSEFYCKNCHHFDYQVP from the coding sequence ATGAAGAATAATAAAAAATTCGCCCTCGGAGCGATTCTGCTTCTGTTTGCAATGGGAATTTTCCTTGCGCCCAACGCACTGCGCGCACAGGATAAGGCTGAAAAAGAAAAAAGTGTTGCCGAAATTGATATGGAGCAGCACAAGACCAAACAGTTCACCATTGACATTATTGACGATGTCGTATTCGGCAAACTTCCGGTCAAAAGCTATCACAAAAAGGTTCACCAGAACGGTGCCAACTGCGAACTTTGCCACGGTGTGAAAGCACCTACCGCACCGCCGGATACCCGTAATTGTTCCAACTGCCACGGCACTCCGGAAGATGTTGCCAAACGCACTGAAAAACTTGAACCAAATCCGCATAATTCCCCGCACTGGGCCACGGAACTCCCCTGTGACACCTGTCATAGAGAGCACGGTAAATCTGAGTTTTACTGCAAAAACTGCCACCACTTTGATTACCAGGTTCCCTAA
- a CDS encoding flavocytochrome c, producing the protein MPDSKGTKGKAAMMSRRKLLMNGGAMAAGAVLFGATGSLASEKAPSVRSELPTTKWDGEFDVLVIGSGFAALSAAIEARRKGLDVMVVEKMRVLGGNSCINGGLFAVAGSELQKKEGVKDSIDSMVKDMLKAGRGINHVEITRTIAEGSIDAYNFVIQCGAVFKPKLSWLGGHSVARTYLSHNASGSGIVRPLVDTARAEGVVLHTGCKMLDFIVNDDERIVGIRARDGYRFPDEESGQIRMFRARRGVVLATGGFSQDAKFRAAQDPRLAGEIDSTNQLGATGEAMRAAFRAGAVPVQMSLIQLGPWASPDEKGFGVASMFNIQSGFRYGVMVERSTGIRFVNELADRKTRADAMLKKLDANGNPDYPIIIVDSKGAEACPTLDRCLKYKVVHGFDTIEQLANFYNIPAAKLSETISNYNKYVADNHDPEFGKPLSTATPIVKAPFYAVRGWPKVHHCMGGVEIDVKGHVLHSQNFKPINGLYAAGEVTGGPHGASRLGSCAITDCLVMGRIAGNSVAGNEPS; encoded by the coding sequence ATGCCTGATTCCAAGGGTACAAAAGGCAAAGCAGCTATGATGTCCCGTCGTAAGCTGCTCATGAATGGAGGCGCTATGGCGGCGGGAGCTGTCCTTTTCGGTGCTACCGGCAGTCTTGCCAGTGAAAAAGCCCCTTCGGTCCGTTCTGAACTTCCGACCACCAAGTGGGATGGAGAGTTCGACGTTCTGGTCATCGGCAGCGGTTTTGCCGCTTTGTCCGCAGCCATTGAAGCGCGCCGCAAGGGCCTCGATGTTATGGTCGTTGAAAAAATGCGCGTGTTGGGCGGAAACTCATGTATTAACGGTGGTCTTTTTGCTGTGGCAGGCAGTGAACTGCAGAAAAAAGAAGGCGTTAAAGACAGCATCGATAGTATGGTTAAAGACATGCTCAAGGCAGGTCGCGGCATCAACCATGTTGAAATAACCAGAACAATCGCTGAAGGCTCCATTGATGCCTACAATTTTGTTATCCAGTGCGGAGCAGTGTTCAAGCCCAAACTTTCATGGCTCGGCGGGCACTCCGTAGCCCGTACCTACTTGAGCCATAATGCTTCCGGTTCCGGCATTGTCCGTCCGCTGGTGGATACCGCCCGCGCTGAAGGCGTTGTCCTGCACACCGGTTGCAAAATGCTTGACTTCATCGTCAACGATGACGAACGCATTGTCGGCATCCGTGCTCGCGACGGTTACCGTTTCCCGGATGAAGAAAGTGGACAGATCCGCATGTTCCGCGCTCGCAGAGGAGTCGTCCTCGCCACTGGCGGATTCAGTCAGGATGCTAAATTCCGTGCTGCTCAGGACCCCCGTCTGGCCGGTGAGATCGATAGTACCAACCAACTCGGTGCCACAGGTGAAGCCATGCGTGCAGCCTTCCGCGCCGGGGCCGTTCCCGTACAGATGTCTCTCATCCAGCTCGGACCGTGGGCTTCCCCGGACGAAAAGGGATTCGGTGTTGCTTCCATGTTCAACATTCAGTCCGGATTCCGTTACGGCGTGATGGTTGAGCGTTCCACTGGAATCCGTTTTGTAAACGAACTTGCAGACCGTAAGACCCGTGCCGATGCTATGCTTAAGAAGCTTGATGCAAACGGCAACCCTGATTATCCGATTATCATTGTCGACAGCAAAGGCGCAGAAGCGTGTCCAACTCTGGACCGCTGCCTGAAATACAAGGTTGTACACGGTTTTGATACCATCGAGCAGTTAGCTAATTTTTATAATATCCCGGCTGCCAAGCTCTCCGAAACTATCAGCAACTATAACAAATACGTTGCGGACAATCACGATCCCGAATTCGGCAAACCGCTGAGCACCGCAACTCCCATTGTCAAAGCGCCTTTTTACGCCGTGCGCGGCTGGCCCAAAGTGCATCATTGCATGGGCGGCGTCGAAATCGACGTAAAAGGTCATGTCCTTCATTCCCAGAACTTCAAGCCTATTAACGGACTCTATGCCGCAGGTGAAGTCACCGGCGGTCCCCACGGGGCAAGCCGTCTCGGCAGTTGTGCAATCACCGACTGCCTGGTCATGGGACGTATCGCCGGCAACAGCGTTGCCGGGAATGAGCCGAGTTAG